Proteins encoded by one window of Streptococcus sanguinis:
- a CDS encoding GNAT family N-acetyltransferase — protein sequence MTEYELCLREAEKTDAAELIAFLNQVGSESDYMTLDEAGILMNQEEMASFIEHQTASSNQLYLLALLNGEIAGLVSITADFHERIRHIGQVFVVVKKAFWNQGLGRILLEEALTWAEDSQVIRRLELSVQVRNERAVHLYKDLGFEIEGLQKRGAYLKEGKFLDVYLMGKLID from the coding sequence ATGACTGAATATGAATTATGCTTGCGAGAAGCGGAAAAAACAGATGCTGCTGAGCTGATTGCCTTCCTCAATCAGGTCGGGTCTGAGTCAGATTATATGACGCTGGATGAAGCTGGAATTTTGATGAATCAAGAGGAGATGGCTTCATTCATTGAGCATCAGACTGCTTCCAGTAATCAGCTTTACTTGTTGGCTCTTTTAAATGGTGAGATTGCCGGTCTTGTCAGCATCACAGCTGATTTCCACGAGCGAATTCGCCATATTGGTCAAGTCTTTGTCGTGGTGAAGAAAGCATTCTGGAACCAAGGACTGGGACGCATACTGCTGGAAGAGGCACTGACTTGGGCAGAGGATTCTCAAGTTATTCGACGTTTGGAATTGAGCGTTCAGGTTAGAAATGAACGAGCGGTTCACCTTTATAAAGATTTAGGATTTGAAATTGAAGGCTTACAAAAAAGAGGAGCCTATTTAAAAGAAGGGAAATTTCTTGATGTTTACCTGATGGGTAAACTGATAGACTAA
- the lytR gene encoding glycopolymer--peptidoglycan transferase LytR gives MFKKIIMMFLSLLVVTTAGIGTYAWTIYGQSTDELSKTYKGLGNETDVISATKPMTILLMGVDTGSGSREDTWVGNSDTMILLSVNPKTKKTVMMSLERDILTQIDENGQTVEAKLNAAYATGGAELAISTIEGLMNIHIDRYVMINMQGLVQLVDAVGGIEVNNTFDFPISIEDNEPEYTAKVEPGKQTINGDQALVYARMRYQDPEGDYGRQKRQREVIKKVVEKVLSLNSVSHYQAILKAVSSNMQTNIALDSKSIPQLLGYQDAFKNIKSEQLRGEDATLPDGGSYQLVTSEHLLSMQNLIRKSLGLDTVKSLKTNAVLYEDIMGGNSLRSSNSSSTSSSTESYSSYQNSYSQPTYNNGYENYSYPTTDTTVGTTNTTPVAPAASSAPAADVSVSTPQSQPVVNATTE, from the coding sequence ATGTTTAAAAAGATTATAATGATGTTTCTCAGCCTCCTTGTCGTAACGACAGCTGGTATCGGTACTTATGCTTGGACGATTTATGGTCAGTCAACAGATGAACTGTCCAAGACTTATAAAGGTTTGGGAAATGAGACAGATGTTATTTCTGCAACTAAGCCCATGACTATCTTGCTGATGGGTGTAGATACAGGGAGCGGATCCCGCGAGGATACTTGGGTTGGGAACAGCGATACCATGATTCTCCTGAGTGTCAATCCAAAGACTAAGAAAACAGTCATGATGAGTTTGGAACGTGATATTCTGACTCAGATTGATGAAAATGGTCAAACAGTTGAAGCCAAGCTGAATGCTGCCTATGCGACAGGCGGAGCAGAGTTAGCCATTTCGACTATTGAGGGCTTGATGAATATCCACATCGACCGCTATGTGATGATCAATATGCAGGGCTTGGTTCAACTAGTAGACGCAGTAGGCGGTATTGAGGTCAATAATACCTTTGACTTCCCAATTTCTATTGAGGATAATGAGCCTGAGTATACTGCTAAGGTGGAACCTGGCAAGCAAACCATCAATGGTGATCAGGCGCTGGTCTATGCTCGCATGCGCTATCAGGATCCAGAGGGTGACTATGGCCGCCAAAAGCGTCAACGTGAAGTAATTAAGAAAGTGGTTGAAAAAGTTCTCAGTCTCAACAGTGTCAGCCATTATCAGGCTATTTTAAAAGCTGTCAGCAGCAACATGCAGACCAATATCGCGCTTGATTCGAAAAGCATTCCACAACTGCTAGGCTATCAGGATGCCTTTAAAAACATCAAGTCTGAGCAGCTGCGTGGAGAAGATGCGACCTTGCCTGATGGTGGAAGCTATCAGCTTGTGACGTCAGAGCATCTGCTGAGCATGCAGAATCTAATCCGTAAGTCTCTGGGCTTGGACACAGTTAAGAGTCTGAAGACCAATGCTGTTCTCTATGAAGATATTATGGGTGGCAACAGTCTAAGAAGTAGCAATAGCAGTAGTACATCTAGTAGCACAGAAAGCTATAGCAGTTACCAGAATTCTTATAGTCAGCCTACTTATAATAATGGTTATGAAAATTATTCTTATCCGACGACAGATACAACAGTTGGAACTACGAATACGACTCCAGTTGCTCCAGCGGCTTCCTCTGCCCCAGCTGCAGATGTCAGTGTCAGCACCCCACAAAGTCAGCCAGTAGTCAATGCGACTACAGAGTAA
- a CDS encoding HIT family protein, whose protein sequence is MADCIFCKIIAGEIPSSKVYEDEKVLAFLDISQVTPGHTLVVPKEHFRNVLDMDADSTSQLFARVPDIARKVMKATGAAGMNIINNNEEIAGQTVFHTHVHLAPRYSDADDLKITFAAHEPDFPALAELAEKIAQA, encoded by the coding sequence ATGGCTGATTGTATTTTTTGTAAAATTATTGCCGGAGAAATCCCTTCTTCTAAAGTCTACGAAGACGAGAAAGTCCTTGCTTTTCTGGATATTTCCCAGGTAACACCAGGTCATACCTTGGTTGTTCCTAAAGAGCATTTCCGAAATGTGCTGGATATGGATGCCGACAGCACCAGTCAGCTCTTCGCTCGCGTACCTGACATTGCTCGAAAGGTGATGAAAGCCACAGGTGCAGCTGGTATGAATATCATCAACAACAACGAAGAAATTGCTGGACAGACTGTCTTTCACACTCATGTGCATTTGGCACCACGCTACAGTGATGCAGATGATCTCAAGATTACTTTCGCAGCCCACGAACCAGACTTTCCAGCTCTGGCCGAATTAGCTGAGAAGATTGCGCAAGCTTAA
- a CDS encoding ABC transporter ATP-binding protein: MLEIKELTGGYVNIPVLKDVSFEVGNGQLVGLIGLNGAGKSTTINEIIGLLTPYKGQIQIDGLELRTNPSDYRKKIGFIPETPSLYEELTLREHIETVAMAYDIEQETAFKRVDKLLEMFRLKEKLDWFPVHFSKGMKQKVMIICAFVVDPSLFIVDEPFLGLDPVAIADLIQLLDEEKKKGKSILMSTHVLDSAEKMCDSFVILHKGQVRAKGSLTELRAQFQMPDASLNDIYLALTEEAAL; encoded by the coding sequence ATGTTAGAAATCAAAGAGCTTACGGGCGGCTATGTTAATATCCCGGTTTTAAAGGATGTCAGCTTTGAAGTGGGCAATGGCCAGCTGGTTGGTCTGATTGGTCTCAACGGTGCGGGCAAGTCCACGACTATCAATGAGATTATCGGTCTTTTGACGCCTTATAAGGGGCAGATTCAAATTGATGGGCTGGAGCTGCGGACTAATCCCAGTGATTACCGCAAGAAAATCGGTTTTATTCCGGAAACGCCCAGTCTCTACGAAGAATTAACCCTGCGCGAGCACATTGAAACGGTAGCTATGGCATACGACATCGAGCAGGAAACAGCTTTTAAGCGCGTGGATAAGTTATTGGAAATGTTCCGACTCAAGGAAAAACTGGATTGGTTCCCTGTTCACTTTTCAAAAGGGATGAAGCAAAAAGTGATGATTATCTGTGCTTTTGTAGTTGATCCCAGCCTTTTTATCGTAGATGAGCCTTTTCTGGGTCTGGATCCGGTAGCTATTGCAGACCTTATCCAGCTCTTGGATGAGGAAAAGAAGAAGGGCAAGTCCATTCTGATGAGCACCCATGTTCTGGACTCTGCAGAGAAGATGTGCGATAGTTTTGTAATCTTGCACAAGGGTCAAGTGCGGGCCAAGGGCAGCTTGACTGAGTTGCGGGCCCAATTTCAAATGCCGGATGCTAGTCTGAATGACATCTATCTAGCCCTGACAGAAGAGGCGGCGCTATGA
- a CDS encoding ABC transporter permease produces MKELFAKRKQDFRQQCLKYLRYVFNDHFVLFLLIFMGFLGVQYSQLLRHFPTNHLPIIASLVILSVFILPFGRIATYLEKPDALFLLVREAEVRAFIKAQILRSYLLYAVLQTGLLLLLAPLFLALGLPIWGFGLYCIFMLVLKWFLFQAKAKKFFTENGLDWQALVAYEAARKQTILRFFALFTNVKGISNSVKRRAYLDGLMRLVGKQHSKTWQNLFLRSYLRNGDFFALTLRLLFLALLALIFVSQAWIAAAFAVLFNYLLLFQLTALYEAFDYQFLTQLFPIERGEKLKGARQIITSIGSSVLLGEVMTALLFLQDKTAVLAMLGATALLYLFYLPFKLRRLVD; encoded by the coding sequence ATGAAAGAATTATTTGCCAAACGAAAACAGGATTTTCGTCAGCAGTGTTTAAAGTACCTGCGCTATGTTTTTAATGATCATTTCGTACTCTTTCTGTTGATTTTTATGGGATTTTTAGGTGTTCAGTACAGTCAGCTTTTGCGACATTTTCCGACCAATCATCTCCCGATTATTGCTAGTCTAGTTATTCTATCGGTCTTTATCTTGCCTTTTGGACGGATTGCGACCTATCTGGAAAAGCCGGATGCTCTCTTTCTCTTGGTCAGAGAAGCAGAAGTCAGGGCTTTTATCAAGGCTCAGATTCTACGTTCCTATCTCTTGTACGCAGTCTTACAGACTGGGCTATTGCTACTGTTAGCTCCGCTTTTTCTGGCTCTGGGATTGCCTATTTGGGGCTTCGGGCTCTACTGCATCTTTATGCTAGTTTTGAAATGGTTTTTGTTTCAGGCTAAGGCCAAGAAGTTCTTTACTGAAAATGGCTTAGATTGGCAGGCTCTGGTAGCTTATGAAGCAGCCCGAAAACAGACGATTCTGCGCTTCTTTGCTCTCTTTACCAATGTTAAAGGCATTTCAAACAGTGTCAAGCGCCGGGCCTATCTGGATGGTTTGATGAGACTTGTGGGCAAGCAGCATAGCAAGACCTGGCAGAATCTCTTTTTGCGCTCTTACTTGCGAAATGGAGACTTCTTTGCTCTTACCTTGAGACTACTCTTTTTGGCTCTTTTGGCCTTGATTTTTGTCAGTCAAGCTTGGATTGCTGCGGCTTTTGCGGTCTTGTTCAATTACCTCTTGCTCTTCCAATTGACAGCCTTGTACGAAGCTTTTGATTATCAGTTTTTGACCCAGCTTTTTCCGATAGAAAGAGGGGAAAAGCTGAAGGGAGCAAGACAAATTATCACATCTATTGGCAGCAGTGTCCTTTTGGGTGAAGTGATGACTGCTTTGCTATTTCTTCAAGACAAGACAGCAGTGCTGGCCATGCTGGGAGCGACTGCCCTACTCTATCTGTTCTATCTGCCGTTTAAGTTACGAAGATTGGTTGACTAA
- the ccrZ gene encoding cell cycle regulator CcrZ, with protein MDLVDNELTLTPIAGKSGKAYMGTYPDGGRVFVKMNTTPILAGLAREQIAPQLLWSRRMPDGNVMSGQEWLSGTILTPNDMSKKQVINILTRLHRSRPLMTQLTKLGYTLETPTDLLNAWLNQVPLALRNNQYLQSVIRDLRQTVPAFREDYATIVHGDVRHSNWVETDSGLIYLVDWDSVRLTDRMMDVAHILSHYVPDSGWQEWLSAYGYKYNQTVFNKLYWFGQYSYLMQIAKYYENNDLENVNREIYALRNFRSKYGRGQ; from the coding sequence ATGGACTTGGTTGATAACGAGCTGACCCTGACACCGATAGCTGGTAAGAGCGGAAAGGCCTATATGGGGACTTATCCGGACGGGGGGCGCGTTTTCGTCAAGATGAATACAACCCCTATCTTAGCAGGCTTAGCTCGAGAACAAATCGCACCGCAGCTTTTGTGGAGCCGCCGGATGCCGGACGGCAACGTTATGAGCGGGCAGGAGTGGCTTTCAGGCACTATTCTGACCCCAAATGATATGTCCAAAAAGCAGGTAATCAATATTTTGACTCGGCTGCATCGCTCGCGCCCATTGATGACGCAGCTGACCAAGCTGGGCTACACACTGGAAACGCCAACTGATTTGCTGAATGCTTGGCTCAATCAAGTGCCGCTTGCTTTGAGAAATAATCAATATCTTCAATCTGTTATCCGCGACCTACGCCAGACAGTGCCGGCCTTTCGTGAGGATTATGCGACCATTGTTCACGGAGATGTGCGCCACAGCAACTGGGTAGAGACCGACAGCGGGCTTATTTACTTGGTAGATTGGGATTCTGTGCGTTTGACAGATAGGATGATGGATGTAGCTCATATTTTGAGCCATTATGTGCCTGATTCAGGTTGGCAAGAGTGGCTGAGCGCCTATGGTTATAAGTATAATCAGACTGTTTTCAATAAGCTATACTGGTTTGGTCAGTATTCTTATCTGATGCAGATTGCCAAATATTATGAAAACAATGATTTAGAAAATGTGAACCGGGAGATTTACGCATTACGAAACTTCCGTTCCAAATACGGAAGAGGACAATGA
- the trmB gene encoding tRNA (guanosine(46)-N7)-methyltransferase TrmB, whose protein sequence is MRVRNRKGATELLEAHPQYVILNPADAKGRWQEIFGNDHPIHVEVGSGKGAFVSGMAKANPEINYIGIDIQKSVLSYALDKVLATDVPNIKLLWVDGSDLTDYFEEGEIDRLYLNFSDPWPKKRHEKRRLTYQSFLATYQQILPENGEIHFKTDNRGLFEYSLVSFSQYGMKLKGVWLDLHASDFEDNVLTEYEQKFANKGQVIYRVEAAFE, encoded by the coding sequence ATGAGAGTAAGGAATCGTAAGGGAGCGACGGAACTGCTAGAGGCGCATCCCCAGTATGTGATTTTGAATCCGGCAGACGCCAAGGGCAGATGGCAGGAGATTTTTGGCAATGATCACCCCATTCATGTAGAGGTTGGCAGCGGTAAAGGAGCCTTTGTATCCGGCATGGCCAAGGCCAATCCAGAGATCAATTACATTGGGATTGATATTCAGAAATCGGTTCTCAGCTATGCCTTGGACAAGGTGCTAGCAACGGATGTGCCCAATATCAAGCTTCTATGGGTGGACGGTTCGGATCTGACTGATTATTTTGAAGAGGGCGAGATTGACCGCCTTTATCTGAACTTCTCAGATCCTTGGCCCAAGAAACGCCATGAAAAGCGCCGTCTGACCTATCAGTCCTTTCTGGCAACCTATCAGCAGATTCTGCCAGAAAATGGAGAAATCCACTTCAAAACGGACAACCGCGGTCTTTTTGAGTATAGCCTAGTAAGCTTTTCACAGTATGGTATGAAGTTAAAGGGCGTGTGGTTAGATTTGCATGCCAGCGACTTTGAAGACAATGTCCTGACTGAGTATGAGCAGAAATTTGCTAACAAGGGACAAGTCATCTATCGGGTGGAAGCAGCGTTTGAATAA
- the rimP gene encoding ribosome maturation factor RimP: MRRCRHITTIVELVREVIEPAILAPYELVDIEYGKMGGDYVLSVFVDKPEGITVNDTADLTDIISPLLDQIKPDPFPEQYFLEVTSPGLERPLKTKEQLADAVGSYIHVSLYKAVDKQKVFEGTLLSFEGEVLHMEYLDKTRRKEVEIPYSLVSKARLAVKF; the protein is encoded by the coding sequence GTGAGGAGGTGTCGTCATATCACAACGATTGTTGAATTGGTGAGGGAGGTTATTGAGCCAGCCATTTTGGCCCCCTATGAATTAGTTGATATTGAGTACGGAAAGATGGGCGGAGACTACGTTCTCAGTGTCTTTGTAGATAAGCCTGAGGGCATTACGGTCAATGATACAGCGGATTTGACGGATATTATCAGTCCGCTCTTGGATCAAATCAAGCCAGATCCTTTCCCAGAACAGTATTTTCTGGAAGTGACCAGTCCAGGCTTGGAGCGCCCGCTCAAGACCAAGGAACAGCTGGCCGATGCCGTCGGCAGTTATATCCATGTCAGTCTCTATAAGGCTGTTGACAAGCAGAAAGTCTTTGAAGGCACCTTGCTGAGCTTTGAAGGGGAAGTTCTGCACATGGAATATCTGGACAAGACTCGCAGAAAAGAAGTCGAAATTCCCTACAGTCTGGTTTCCAAAGCCAGATTAGCCGTTAAGTTTTAG